DNA from Aphanothece sacrum FPU1:
TAGAGTTTTAAGGGATATTTTGAGATGACAGCATAAAAGCACAGCACTATCGAGCTTAGGCATTCTTTTTTGACTAACCCAAGAATTGATCGTCACTTCTGGGATACCTGTTAACTTGCTAAATTCGCGCTGTGTCATGTTCGCGTCGGCGATCAATCCCTTCAATGTAATTTCCTTTGACTCAATCGTATGTAGATTCATTTTAACATAATTTCCATACGATAGTATTGACAAAATGGACTAGCCCATACTATCGTATGGATAAGAGACAACACAAACCCCTTCCCTTAAGGACTTCCTGCGAGGTTAAGTCATAGTTAGGGAACAGGTTATAGTTTAGTGTTGTAACGAATTGCTAATTAATTGGGAGGTGTTTAATTAAAAATTAGGCTATTGAGTGACACAAGCAAACTTTTTACCATTACAGTTTCCTATTGTCTTTAAGTCTAAGGGGAATTATTAATAGGCTTGAATTTCCCCTTATTTCTTCCCTCAAATTGTTCCCTAATTAGGGATTGTTCCCTAACTTACTCAACTTTAGGTCTTTATTATGGACGCTAATCCTCAAACTCTCTTAAAAGGTCTTTGCTCTCGTATTTTTCACAATGGACATGAAATAAGTTGTCAGGACTTTTTGCCCCCGTGTCTACATGGATCAAGAGGTTTATGAGATTTTACCCAACTACTTACAACACATTCTAAATGTCATTACGGAGCAAGTAGATAACGGTAAATGGCTAGAATTAGATGAGGCCATAGAATTATTTCATCGCTCATCCTTTTCTTGGCTATATATGGGAGCAATCGCACAAGTTGTTAAAGAGTTGAAAATTTATCAAGGTAAATTTAAGACCTTTAAAGATTTTTGTGAAAAAGCCCTAGACCGTAGCAGAAGTTATATAGAACGGCTTATTAAAGCTTCTAAAATCGTAATAGAATTAGCACAGATGGGCTTTAGTAAATTACCAGTTAATGAGGCACAAGCACGGCCATTAACTAAGTATCAGGGGGATGAATTAGCGGATAGATGGAATGAGGTTATTCACACAATACCCTCTCATTTAATCACGGCTGAAATTGTTGAGGAGAGAATGGATGAAAAGAAAGAATATGCCTATCGAAGTATTAAGATACCTAGAAAAGTATGGGACGAATTTGAAGCTAAAGTCTTAGATAAAGGAGGTAATCCAAAAAAGGAACTAGAGAAGCTTTTGGGAGAATGGGAACCCGAAGAAGAAACACAAGATGAGGAGGTATTAGAGGATGAAATAATAGAACCTGTTACGGTTGAACAGGTTAACCGATGGCTAGACGACCTTGAGAATCTCTGCCGCAAGCTATGACTTGCAA
Protein-coding regions in this window:
- a CDS encoding helix-turn-helix domain-containing protein — translated: MNLHTIESKEITLKGLIADANMTQREFSKLTGIPEVTINSWVSQKRMPKLDSAVLLCCHLKISLKTLAKSLDIDVSNLPDDLPISEPSKELTISKV